In one Molothrus ater isolate BHLD 08-10-18 breed brown headed cowbird chromosome 6, BPBGC_Mater_1.1, whole genome shotgun sequence genomic region, the following are encoded:
- the GPR65 gene encoding psychosine receptor, translating into MNNSTACHDDHTLDKYLFPFVYSVVMMISIPINCISLYASCIQVRKKNELAVYIFSLSLADLLYSLILPLWIDYAWHGDDWRLSALLCQIFAFLTYMNFYTSTAFLACISLDRYLALVHPLKLQYLRTRRFSLIVSTIVWLLESIFNSVILVKKEVFNDPCNFTNHTLCYDSYPLEGWQANINLFRICSGYLVPLIIILFCYHKIYQVVRCNQATVDEEKKKVKKLIVNITVSFIVCFTPYHVVLLIRSIKEPSTSDPHILLLLYKVYRITQALTSLNCIADPILYCFVSETARTEIVNLLRYCLCLRKHGEDQVKGHALYSSATKNTALVTYRSSCETQTVKIS; encoded by the coding sequence ATGAACAACAGCACTGCATGCCATGATGATCACACCCTGGATAAGtatttgtttccatttgtgTACAGCGTTGTGATGATGATCAGTATTCCCATCAACTGCATATCCCTCTATGCATCTTGCATTCAGGTGAGGAAAAAGAATGAGTTAGCAGTCTACATCTTTAGCCTGTCCCTGGCTGACCTTTTGTACTCCTTGATTCTGCCTCTGTGGATTGATTATGCCTGGCATGGAGATGACTGGAGGCTCTCTGCCTTGCTTTGTCAGATTTTTGCCTTCCTTACGTATATGAATTTCTACACCAGCACTGCGTTCCTTGCTTGCATCTCTCTTGACAGGTACCTGGCATTAGTTCACCCCTTGAAGCTCCAGTACTTGCGCACAAGAAGATTTTCATTGATTGTCAGCACAATTGTTTGGCTTCTGGAAAGCATCTTTAATTCAGTCATATTGGTGAAAAAAGAAGTATTCAATGATCCTTGCAATTTCACTAATCATACATTATGCTATGATAGCTACCCCCTGGAAGGGTGGCAGGCGAACATAAATTTATTCCGGATATGCTCAGGATACTTGGTCCCTTTGATAATCATTCTGTTTTGCTACCATAAAATCTACCAAGTAGTGAGGTGCAACCAAGCCACAGtagatgaagaaaagaaaaaagtgaaaaaacttATTGTGAACATCACAGTTAGTTTCATTGTTTGCTTCACTCCTTATCACGTTGTACTGCTTATCCGCAGCATCAAAGAACCTTCCACCTCTGACCCACatattttgttgctgctgtaTAAGGTTTACAGAATCACACAGGCCTTAACAAGTTTGAATTGCATCGCAGATCCCATTCTGTACTGCTTTGTGAGTGAAACTGCACGGACAGAGATAGTGAATTTGCTCAGGTATTGCTTGTGCCTACGAAAGCATGGGGAAGACCAAGTGAAAGGACATGCTCTGTACAGTTCTGCTACAAAAAACACTGCACTGGTCACCTACAGAAGTTCCTGTGAAACACAGACTGTCAAAATTTCCTAA